Proteins co-encoded in one Rhopalosiphum maidis isolate BTI-1 chromosome 2, ASM367621v3, whole genome shotgun sequence genomic window:
- the LOC113555232 gene encoding tetratricopeptide repeat protein 14 homolog isoform X1, whose protein sequence is MEVELDQDLLYTALQFHGPKLQEALRSELGDVGEFTGLSTLSFPAYANGHSISNDLDNEKQLKLHKFIANNSKAFFSVDLLANNKQKQCEDFEINSFTVMPPYEVFGYINKEIKLKHFLNELSEGEIIITSISSKNISGLILKVLCTYTEPIRCVSDINVRGFCQASIPGLSIGDNLCCEVLEVVPEACKLVCGIKGIKCHKKYKDLLGLFNMDNCPQTFKLFHAGKNDDSYDSMLQNSTGFKNPSNICNLELITGLSDDRYSIIPSLSGSFPEKEIALELRKVQSAQWAIQSVSDGIKYFKAGQHSEAFLCLNKALTIDSLNVEAYVARGALYANLSRFQKAIEDLKSALKINPKHVNGRKYLGETLMGYARTLESQNKLEEALQYYEECLHVIPDHDEAKASIEYLKSTLLVGRAIPINAHDNLSKKKIDTDLEKSASSSSSSNHSNSSSSDSSSSGSSSDEESNSSSDSDSDHSSSSDSSSDGSSGNDSQKLEKERSLSPFSKRLAMMDGSNTNGGGLPCNPSFIPAENSQSQQLSTEKETDIEERIQKLILLSQSNKIKKSKQIGINIQKLLQDAYALKNEEKKTDRKIKKSKDKKKSHKHKKKDSKGKQKSAKDHQEHHHKKNKSKKHKFTEQSFDNEQQVIQKSSLPDPESVKSNLSNLKENIFFKKYVKQDKPSNDQNVIDKDNEQSDMFKANEIVEMPNTYKYDEDPSLIPTPKFKMQLPTTTTTFVKVKKKETTDSLPYNWDNNRLLPTNHELMRTQSSNNNDTNNAEHTFPTLYDTNNKGYFNLPPSTHPVSENNINNLEFQQKQSYLSPNNKQRSRSRSVSKRRINYSRSRSSGGRSSQSPFKKKPKEASKSKTRSRSGSYPRHRRYSSSRSNRSRSSSRSYSRSRSRSRSMHHRNRMPYYNNRNRGTYYKPRFQNQNHHNRGFQNRGFQHRGGYVHRQNYNNYNNNWNNRGQRGGGRQRFFHYRPRQYDRNRHYERRSYSGSPNRRSRSRSKSRSGSKNSTKEYRKRYSGSGEDQQHIANNKPKTPPEPTTETNKWQLDSNDNGNRNSQDHDEGSIE, encoded by the coding sequence ATGGAAGTTGAACTGGATCAAGATTTGCTGTATACTGCTCTTCAATTTCACGGGCCAAAATTACAAGAAGCACTAAGAAGTGAATTAGGTGATGTTGGAGAATTTACTGGACTTTCTACCCTAAGTTTCCCAGCTTATGCAAATGGACATAGTATCTCTAATGATTTGGATAACGAAAAACAGTTGAAACTTCATAAGTTTATTGCAAATAATTCTAAGGCATTTTTTAGTGTTGATTTGCTGgctaacaataaacaaaaacaatgtgAAGACTTTGAAATAAACTCATTTACTGTAATGCCACCGTATGAAGTGTTCGGATATATCAATAAAGAGataaagttaaaacatttCTTAAATGAACTCTCTGAAGGTGAAATCATAATTACTTCAATATCATCAAAAAATATCTctggattaattttaaaggtatTATGCACTTATACTGAACCTATAAGGTGTGTTTCTGATATTAATGTCCGCGGTTTTTGTCAAGCATCTATTCCTGGTCTTAGTATTGGGGACAACTTGTGCTGTGAAGTATTAGAGGTAGTACCTGAAGCTTGTAAATTAGTTTGTGGAATAAAAGGAATTAAATGCCACAAGAAGTATAAAGACTTGCTTGGCTTATTTAACATGGACAATTGCcctcaaacatttaaattgtttcatgCTGGTAAAAATGATGATTCATATGACTCAATGTTACAAAATTCTACAGGATTTAAAAATCCATCAAATATTTGTAACCTAGAGTTAATAACAGGTTTGTCTGATGATAGATATTCAATTATACCTTCTTTGTCAGGGAGTTTCCCAGAAAAAGAAATTGCATTAGAACTTCGTAAAGTTCAGTCTGCTCAATGGGCTATTCAAAGTGTTTCCGatggaattaaatattttaaagctgGACAACACTCTGAAGcatttttatgcttaaataaGGCATTGACTATAGATTCTTTAAATGTCGAAGCTTATGTAGCTAGAGGTGCTTTATATGCCAATCTAAGTCGTTTTCAAAAAGCAATTGAAGATCTCAAATCtgccttaaaaattaatccaaaacATGTAAATGGTCGTAAGTATCTTGGTGAAACTCTAATGGGGTATGCTAGAACTTTAGAATCACAAAATAAGTTAGAAGaagcattacaatattatgaagaaTGCTTACACGTAATACCTGATCATGACGAAGCAAAAGCATCTATTGAATATCTTAAGTCAACTTTATTAGTTGGAAGAGCAATACCTATAAATGCACATGACAATTtgtcaaaaaagaaaattgataCTGATTTAGAAAAATCAGCAAGTAGTAGTAGCAGTTCTAATCATAGCAATAGCAGTTCAAGTGATAGTTCAAGTTCAGGAAGTTCTTCAGATGAAGAAAGTAATAGTTCCTCCGATAGTGATTCTGATCACTCATCTTCTTCTGATAGTTCAAGTGATGGTTCATCTGGCAATGATTctcaaaaattagaaaaagaaAGATCTTTATCACCGTTTAGTAAGCGCTTGGCAATGATGGATGGAAGTAATACAAATGGAGGTGGATTACCTTGTAATCCGTCATTTATTCCTGCAGAAAATTCTCAATCTCAGCAATTGAGTACAGAAAAAGAAACTGATATTGAAGAAAGAATCCAAAAGTTAATACTTTTAAGTcaatcaaacaaaattaagaaaaGTAAGCAAATtggaattaatattcaaaaattattacaagatGCTTATGCCTtgaaaaatgaagaaaaaaagacagatagaaaaatcaaaaaatctaaaGATAAAAAGAAGTCTCATAAACACAAGAAAAAAGATTCTAAAGGTAAGCAGAAAAGTGCTAAGGATCATCAGGAAcatcatcataaaaaaaataaatcaaaaaaacacaaattcaCTGAGCAATCATTTGATAATGAACAGCAAGTTATCCAAAAATCCAGTCTCCCCGATCCAGAGAgtgttaaatcaaatttatcaaatttaaaagaaaatatattctttaaaaagtaTGTAAAACAAGATAAACCCTCCAACGATCAAAATGTTATCGATAAGGATAATGAACAATCAGATATGTTTAAAGCAAATGAAATTGTAGAAATGCCAAATACTTACAAATATGATGAAGATCCATCATTGATTCCAACACCTAAGTTTAAAATGCAATTACCTACTACGACTACCACTTTTGTTAAGGTCAAGAAAAAGGAGACAACTGATAGTCTACCATATAATTGGGACAACAACCGTTTGCTGCCTACTAATCACGAGTTAATGAGAACACAGTCatccaataataatgatactaaTAATGCAGAGCATACATTTCCTACTTTGTATGATACAAACAACAAAGGATATTTTAATCTACCTCCATCAACTCATCCAgtttctgaaaataatattaataatctggAGTTTCAACAAAAGCAATCTTATTTAAGTCCTAATAACAAGCAAAGATCGCGTAGCCGATCAGTATCTAAGAGGCGCATTAATTATTCAAGAAGTAGAAGTTCTGGAGGTCGTTCAAGTCAGTCACCATTTAAAAAGAAACCCAAAGAGGCATCTAAGTCAAAAACTAGGAGTCGTTCAGGATCATATCCTCGGCATAGACGTTATTCGTCTTCACGTTCAAATCGTTCTCGTTCATCTTCACGTTCATACTCTCGTTCGCGTTCACGTTCTCGTTCCATGCATCATCGTAATCGCATGCCATATTACAACAATCGTAACCGTGGTACTTACTATAAACCACGTTTTCAAAACCAAAATCATCATAATCGTGGTTTCCAGAATCGTGGTTTCCAACATCGTGGAGGATATGTTCACagacaaaattataacaactataataataactggaATAATAGAGGTCAAAGAGGTGGTGGAAGGCAAAGATTCTTCCATTACAGACCTAGACAATACGATAGAAATCGACACTATGAAAGGCGCAGTTACTCTGGTTCACCAAATCGTCGTAGCCGTAGCCGTAGTAAGAGTCGTAGTGGATCAAAAAATTCTACTAAAGAATATAGAAAACGTTATTCTGGTAGTGGTGAAGATCAACAACATATTGCTAATAACAAACCTAAAACTCCACCAGAACCAACTACTGAAACCAATAAATGGCAACTTGATAGCAATGATAATGGTAATAGAAATTCACAAGATCACGATGAAGGATccattgaataa
- the LOC113552854 gene encoding exosome complex component RRP45-like isoform X2: MNLNPLSDCEKMFILEAASQKIRLDGRKKDEYRPLKIEFGLDWGNCLVTLGCTRVFAQVSCEIYQPNNSRPNEGVLQISAELAGDNKLNDLTKINQVLERFYKDSKCIDLEALCIIAEEKVWKIKVDLSVLNMDGNTLGCCSIATLAALMHFRHPDVMSTGEKVIVYSSSERDPIPLSLHHHPVIVNFAIFEKYDFIILDPSFLEDKVCDNKLSICFNNHREMCGVDIEGCASLSQDLLMNCSNQAASVAIKLVDKIKSAIQIDIKNRSSKSVKGLEPAVSEDNGLKLCLSDKLNFVGPSNRENKIEEIDEKMVVDQEVIKITDGTAFTTSHNLHQTNYVKQNERNDNLIVIDPESSESSSSSDDSVEVVSHYKLDDIRPVIGKYVVSDDDNSDSGTIILD; the protein is encoded by the exons atgaatttaaatcCTTTATCAGATTgtgaaaaaatgttcatattggAAGCAGCATctcaaaaaatt cgTCTTGATGGTCGTAAAAAAGATGAATATAGaccattaaaaattgaatttggaCTAGACTGGGGTAATTGTCTAGTAACACTTGGTTGTACACGTGTCTTTGCTCAAGTTAGCTGTGAAATATATCAACCTAACAATAGTCGTCCAAATGAAGGTGTACTGCAAATATCTGCTGAGTTAGCAGGAGACAACAAGCTTAACGatctaacaaaaataaatcaagttttagaaagattttataaagattcaaaatgtatagatcTTGAagcattatgtataattgcCGAGGAAAaa gtGTGGAAAATTAAAGTAGATTTGAGTGTTTTGAATATGGATGGTAATACTTTGGGATGTTGTTCAATTGCAACCTTAGCAGCATTGATGCATTTTCGGCATCCAGATGTTATGTCAACTGGAGAAAAAGTAATTGTCTATTCTAGTTCAGAGAGAGATCCTATACCATTATCACTTCATCATCATCCAGTAATTGTAAACTTtgcaatttttgaaaaata tgatttcattattttggatCCATCGTTTTTGGAAGACAAAGTCtgtgataataaattgtcTATTTGTTTTAACAACCACAGAGAAATGTGTGGTGTTGACATTGAAGGATGTGCTTCTTTAAGTCAGGATCTTCTTATGAACTGTTCCAATCAGGCAGCTTCCGTGGCTATTAAACttgtagataaaataaaatcagctatacaaattgatattaaaaatcg TTCTAGTAAATCAGTTAAAGGTCTAGAACCAGCTGTTTCTGAAGATAATGGTCTAAAGTTATGTTTgtctgataaattaaattttgtcggCCCATCCAAtcgagaaaataaaatagaagaaATTGATG aaaaaatggtTGTTGATCAAGAAGTGATTAAGATAACTGATGGAACTGCATTCACAACTTCTCACAATTTGcatcaaacaaattatgtaaaacaaaatgaacGAAATGACAATTTAATTGTCATTGATCCTGAAAGTAGCGAATCATCATCATCAAGTGATGATAGTGTTGAAGTTGTTagtcattataaattagatgATATTAGACCTGTTATAGGCAAGTATG TTGTTTCTGATGATGACAATAGTGACTCAGGTACCATCATTTTGGATTAA
- the LOC113552854 gene encoding exosome complex component RRP45-like isoform X1 produces the protein MNLNPLSDCEKMFILEAASQKIRLDGRKKDEYRPLKIEFGLDWGNCLVTLGCTRVFAQVSCEIYQPNNSRPNEGVLQISAELAGDNKLNDLTKINQVLERFYKDSKCIDLEALCIIAEEKVWKIKVDLSVLNMDGNTLGCCSIATLAALMHFRHPDVMSTGEKVIVYSSSERDPIPLSLHHHPVIVNFAIFEKYDFIILDPSFLEDKVCDNKLSICFNNHREMCGVDIEGCASLSQDLLMNCSNQAASVAIKLVDKIKSAIQIDIKNRSSSKSVKGLEPAVSEDNGLKLCLSDKLNFVGPSNRENKIEEIDEKMVVDQEVIKITDGTAFTTSHNLHQTNYVKQNERNDNLIVIDPESSESSSSSDDSVEVVSHYKLDDIRPVIGKYVVSDDDNSDSGTIILD, from the exons atgaatttaaatcCTTTATCAGATTgtgaaaaaatgttcatattggAAGCAGCATctcaaaaaatt cgTCTTGATGGTCGTAAAAAAGATGAATATAGaccattaaaaattgaatttggaCTAGACTGGGGTAATTGTCTAGTAACACTTGGTTGTACACGTGTCTTTGCTCAAGTTAGCTGTGAAATATATCAACCTAACAATAGTCGTCCAAATGAAGGTGTACTGCAAATATCTGCTGAGTTAGCAGGAGACAACAAGCTTAACGatctaacaaaaataaatcaagttttagaaagattttataaagattcaaaatgtatagatcTTGAagcattatgtataattgcCGAGGAAAaa gtGTGGAAAATTAAAGTAGATTTGAGTGTTTTGAATATGGATGGTAATACTTTGGGATGTTGTTCAATTGCAACCTTAGCAGCATTGATGCATTTTCGGCATCCAGATGTTATGTCAACTGGAGAAAAAGTAATTGTCTATTCTAGTTCAGAGAGAGATCCTATACCATTATCACTTCATCATCATCCAGTAATTGTAAACTTtgcaatttttgaaaaata tgatttcattattttggatCCATCGTTTTTGGAAGACAAAGTCtgtgataataaattgtcTATTTGTTTTAACAACCACAGAGAAATGTGTGGTGTTGACATTGAAGGATGTGCTTCTTTAAGTCAGGATCTTCTTATGAACTGTTCCAATCAGGCAGCTTCCGTGGCTATTAAACttgtagataaaataaaatcagctatacaaattgatattaaaaatcg TAGTTCTAGTAAATCAGTTAAAGGTCTAGAACCAGCTGTTTCTGAAGATAATGGTCTAAAGTTATGTTTgtctgataaattaaattttgtcggCCCATCCAAtcgagaaaataaaatagaagaaATTGATG aaaaaatggtTGTTGATCAAGAAGTGATTAAGATAACTGATGGAACTGCATTCACAACTTCTCACAATTTGcatcaaacaaattatgtaaaacaaaatgaacGAAATGACAATTTAATTGTCATTGATCCTGAAAGTAGCGAATCATCATCATCAAGTGATGATAGTGTTGAAGTTGTTagtcattataaattagatgATATTAGACCTGTTATAGGCAAGTATG TTGTTTCTGATGATGACAATAGTGACTCAGGTACCATCATTTTGGATTAA
- the LOC113551551 gene encoding methylglutaconyl-CoA hydratase, mitochondrial, translating to MFTINRLSKLNKKSFIFKSLSTKPTQEHTQELVNVERLTNDDKGIVIIGLNRPGSKNAINKHMVDQLLNTFRQLYNDNETKAVIFRSLVNGIFCAGADLKERLKLPSSDVGKRVSDIRNLANVIENVPVPVIAAVDGAALGGGFELALSCDFIVCASNSIFGLVETRLGIIPGAGGTQRLARAIGGSLAKELIYTARLFNAQQALQYGAVNRVSEQNEKGTSAYNCALQIAREILPNGPLAVRMAKKAISHGQQVDINNGCAIEEFCYSQIIPTKDRMEGLLAFVEKRKPNYTGS from the coding sequence atgttcactaTAAATAGGTTGTcaaaattgaacaaaaaaagttttatatttaaaagtttatctaCAAAACCAACTCAAGAACATACTCAAGAATTAGTCAATGTCGAGAGACTAACAAATGATGATAAAGGTATTGTAATCATAGGTCTTAATAGACCAGGatcaaaaaatgcaattaataaGCATATGGTCGATcagttattaaatacttttagacAATTGTATAATGACAATGAAACAAAAGCAGTCATTTTTCGAAGTCTTGTAAATGGAATATTTTGTGCTGGAGCAGATTTAAAAGAACGTTTAAAATTACCATCTTCTGATGTTGGAAAGCGTGTATCAGATATACGTAATTTAGCTAATGTCATAGAAAATGTACCTGTACCTGTTATTGCAGCTGTCGATGGTGCTGCATTAGGTGGAGGTTTTGAATTGGCTTTAAGTTGTGATTTTATTGTATGTGCTTCAAATTCCATTTTTGGATTAGTAGAAACTAGACTTGGGATAATACCAGGTGCTGGTGGCACTCAACGTTTAGCACGCGCAATTGGCGGTTCACTTGCCAAAGAATTGATTTATACTGCTAGACTTTTTAATGCACAGCAGGCTTTACAATATGGAGCTGTAAACAGAGTAAGTGAACAAAATGAAAAGGGTACAAGTGCTTATAATTGTGCTTTACAAATTGCTAGAGAGATTTTACCTAATGGACCATTAGCAGTAAGGATGGCTAAAAAAGCAATCAGTCATGGACAACAAGTAGACATAAATAATGGCTGTGCCATTGAAGAATTTTGTTATAGTCAGATAATTCCAACAAAAGATAGAATGGAGGGACTATTGGCATTTGTAGAAAAACGAAAACCAAATTACACAGGGTCATAA